In the Periophthalmus magnuspinnatus isolate fPerMag1 chromosome 11, fPerMag1.2.pri, whole genome shotgun sequence genome, GCTCACAGGTGGTTTCCtgattaaaaacagatgcacacttcaaacattttatttagttggAAAATTAGGATTAAAATGATGGTTTTCTGTGATTCAAAATTTTGCTCTAGTttcaaaagtactttaaaaatacattttggacAGAAACGGGtaacaatgctgtcaatcaaacctgttgctaacgttactgggtgtgacctcggggaaagaaggcacctgatttgtctattattaatgttcatatatcttgatttagggacaaaatggaacacagcggctagtgAGTTAGCtatattcatttatataaacattctATGTGTGTGACTCATGTTTAAACCTGGCTCTCCACTCAGGCCCTGAGCGCCGTCTCTCTGCAGGAGCCAGTCACAATTGGACGCTGTGGAGGGCATATCCAGGGTCGCTTCTTCCTATTAGCCGCTGGGATGACGTGTCTCTGTTGCAGCGTGTGCCACTGCGAGCTCCAGACCCAACCGTCACTGTTCTGGAGAGACGGCTCCCCCTACTGCCATCTCCACTACTGCAGGTCAGAACCCTgtgtgtcctccctgtgtgtcagatgccctccctgcatATGAGAGCTGAGGAGGGAGGGGTTGTGTGATGGGAACAAGAGGAACGCTGTAGAGAGCTGAATGGTAACGTAGATTTGTGGGCGAAGCCTAAGACAAGATACATGATTTTGTCCACCTCACTGTAAGGAGGGCTCGAAAAGTGCCCGAAACATGCTCAAATGATTcagaaaacctcttcaggcatgtttttgggaACAACATGAGGAACAACATGACAACAAGATATAAAAAACGGTCCATCTGGAGGAATACTCCTTCGTTAAGCATAGACCAGGTCAAGAAAGaatcaaaaaatattttttgtctcTGAATCCATACTTTTCTCTGGTATGAGTTGATGTTTCTCTTGGTTCCTCTTCAGACTCTTCGGGGGAGGACACTGCGCTGGGTGTCTGCAGCTTCTGCAAGTCTGGAGCCCTGAGCTTCCACCAGCACTGCATCTGCTGCCAGGTCCTTCTCTAATGTGACGAAGTATCCCGCAGTgcggctttaaccctgttctaatgtgcgaaatgttccgcagtggagttttaaccctgttctagagtttagactttagactttagacttaactttattgtccccacgGGGAGATTCCtttccacatacacagagcacgtctgacatacacacagataaacaccaaacatcacagttacataaacacattacaaaaagaGACATCATGCCTCAGCGGGGCCTGTTGTTTAAAAAGGCAATGGCTGCTGGTATCAGGCTTCTACCGAACCGTGCCCTCCAGCACCTGATTGCCCTGTACCTCCGTCCTGAGGGCAGAGGGGTTAGATGGTCCTGGAGGGGGTGAGTGGAGTCCTGTATTATGGCGAGTGCGAAGCATCCAATAGCCCGATTATTTAGATCTGTGAGATTGGGTGTGGGGAGTCCTATGATTTCAGCAGCTAtgtgtgttacttttatgagtttGGTCCGGTTTTTAACAGTAAGCATGTTATAGAAGCAGGTGGAACAGTACAGTGGGATGGGCTGAATGATAGATTTATACAACAGTAGTAACAGGTGTGGAGAAACAAAGTCCTTTGAGTTTTCTTATTACTGATAGTCTTTGTTGACTTCTTTTATGAATGTCCATGATGTGATGTTCAAATGTGAGTTGTCAATTCTAATGTgcgaaatgtcccgcagtggggctttaaccctgttctaatgtgcgaaatgttccgcagtggggctttaaccctgttctaatgtgaggaaatgtcccacagtggggctttaaccctgttttaaTGTGAGGAAATatcccgcagtggggctttaaccctgttctaattcaattaatttattttttgtaacgcccaaaatcacaacaacagttgtcttgaagggcgttcatgttttggttgatggggaaaaccggagtacccggaggaaacccatccagacacgggaaGAAACATGcacaactccacacagaaaggcctgggcgacccggggatcgaaccaaaacctcttgctgtgaggcatgagtgttgccactcagccaccgtgctgcctacacacaaaaacaaaacaacaggaaaaattagacaaaacaagaaaaatgggccaggcgaggaggagggaggggggcggaggagggccaggcgaggaagagggccaggcgaggaagaggaagaccaggcgaggaggaggagagccgggcgaggaggatgagagccaggcgaggaggagggccaggtgggGGAGGCCTAATATGATGAAATGTCGTGCATTGGAGCTTTGAGGAAATTTCCTGcaatggggctttaaccctgttctaatgtgaggaaatgtcccgcagtggggctttaaccctgttctaatgtgaggaAATatcccgcagtggggctttaaccctgttttaatgtgatgaaatgtcccgcagtgagGCTTTAACCCTCTCAGGTCCTCTCAGGCTTATCAGTGCTGGACggtttctgtctgttctgtgtttcaggagtgcGAGGAGCCGCTGGTGGTCTCTGTACTGTCTCCAGGGCCAAACTCTGCTCTGTGCGAGGAGCCGCTGGTGGTCTCTGTACTGTCTCCAGGGCCAAACTCTGCTCTGTGCGAGGAGCCGCTGGTGGTCTCTGTACTGTCTCCAGGGCCAAACTCTGCTCTGTCAACCCCATTGCAAATCCTCTGTGCCCCCATGTCCCCAAGAGTGTCCCCCCTACACAGAGAACCAGTACACAggcacgggagggcatctgacacagagagggagggcatctcacacagagagggagggcacctgacacacagggagcatatctgacacagagaatggagggcatctgacgcataTTTCTTTGCAcaggtttaaacctggtttagtcctggtttagtcatggtttagacatggtttacacctggtgtagtccttgtttagtcctggtttagacctggtttacacctggtttagtcctggtttagacctggttatgtcctggtttagatctggtttaggtctggtttcgacctggtttagacctagtttacaactggtttagtcctggtttagacctggtttacacctggtttacacctggtttactcctggtttagccctggtttagttctggtttagtcctggtttagacatggtttagatatggtttagagctgctttagtcctgattttgacctgatttacacctggtgtagtccttttttagtcctggtttcgacctggtttagacctagtttacaactggtttagtcctggtttagacctagtttacaactggtttagtcctggttcagacctggtttacacctggtttagtcctggtttagacctggtttaggcctggtttaggcctggttcagtcctgttttacacatggtttagtcctggttcagcactggtttagtcctggtttaagcttggtttagagctggtttaggcctggtttaggcctggtttatgcctggtttagacctggttcattcctggtttacacctggtttacacctggtttacacctggtttagtcctggtttagacctggtttagtcctggtttagacctggtttacacctggttaagtcctggttcatccctggttaagccctggtttagtcctggtttaggcctggtttacacctggtttaggcctggtttagacttggtttagtcctggtttaggcctggtttagacctcgttcagtactggtttagacctggtttaggcctggtttcgacctggtttcgacctaGTTTAcaactggtttagttctggtttagacctggtttagagctgctttagtcctggttttgacctggttttcaactggtttagtcctggtttagtcctggattagtgctggtttagacctggtttaggcctggtttaggcctggtttagacctggtttacacatggtttagtcctggtttaattctggtttacttctggtttagtccaggtttagaactggtttagaggtgctttagtcctggttttgacttAGTTTACACTtggtgtagtccttgtttaggcctggtttagacctggtttagacctggtttagtcctgctttagccctggcttagacctggtttagacctggttacgTCCTGGTTccgccctggtttagtcctggtttaggcctggtttaggcctggtttagacttggtttagtcctggtttagacctggtttagttctggtttagtcctcgtttagtcctggtttagacctggtttagaccaggtttagacctggtttaggcctagtttagtcctggtttacacatggtttagtccttgtttaggtctggtttagtactggttttgacctggtttacacctggtttagtcctggtttacacctgtttagtcctggtttagacctggtttaggcctggtttaggcttggtttcgacctggtttagacctactttacaactggtttagtcctggtttagacctggtttagacctggtttagacttggtttagacctggtttagaccaggtttagaccttgtttaggcctcatttagtcctggtttacacatggtttagtcctggtttaggcctggtttggtcctggtttagtcctggtttagacctggtttagagctggtttagtcctggtttagtcctggttttgacctggtttacacctgttttagtccttatttagtcctggtttagacctggtttacacctggtttagtcctggtttagtcttggtttagtcttggtttagacctgctttagacctcgtttagacctggtttacagctggtttagtcctggtttagtcttggtttaagcctggtttagacctggttttggcctggtttaggcctggtttagtcctgatttagacctggtttagccctggttttcacctggtttagtcctggtttaggcctggtttagtcctggtttagacctcgttcagtactggtttagacctggtttacgcCTGGTTTCGACCTAGTTTAcaactggtttagttctggtttagacctggtttagagctgctttagtcctggttttgacctggttttcaactggtttagtcctggtttagtcctggtttagtggtggtttagacctggtttaggcctggtttaggcctggtttagacctggtttacacgtggtttagtcctggtttaattctggtttacttctggtttagtccaggtttagaactggtttagagctgctttagtcctggttttgacttAGTTTACACTtggtgtagtccttgtttaggcctggtttagacctggtttagacctggtttagacctggtttagacctggttacgtcctggtttagttctggtttagacctggtttacacctggttaagtcctggttcatccctggttcagccctggtttagtcctggtttaagcttggtttagacctggtttaggcctggtttacacctggtttagtccaggttaaggcctggttaagacctggtttaatcttggtacagtcctggcttagtcctggtttagtccttgtttagtcctggtttagtcctggtttagtcctggtgtagtcctcgtttagtcctggtttagacctggtttagaccaggtttagacctggtttagtccaggttaaggcctggtttagacctggtttaatcttggtacagtcctggcttagtcctggtttagtccttgtttagtcctggtttagtcctggtttagtccttgttcagtcctgctttagacctggtttagtcctggttcagtcctgctttagacctggtttagacctggtttagtcgtgctttagacctggtttagacctggtttacacctgttttagtccttgtttagtcctggtttagacctggtttacagctggtttagtcctggtttagtccttgttcagccgtggtttagtcttggtttaagcctggtttacacctggttttggcctgttttaggcctggtttagtcctgatttagacctggtttagccctggttttcacctggtttagtcctggtttaggcctggtttaggtttggtttagacctggtttagacctggtttacaccttgtttagtcctggttaaggcctggtttagacctggtttagtcttggtacaatcctggcttagtcctggtttagtcctggtttagtcctggtttagtcctggtttagtcctggttcagtcctggtttagtcctggtttagtcctggtatagtcctggtatagtcctggtttagtcctggtttagtcttggtttagatttggtttagtcctggtttagacctggttcagacctggttcagacctggtttggtcctggtttagtcctggtttagacttggtttgcgGCTGATGCTCAGATCACGACGCAGATCATGGCGTCGAACGTGGAGTTGCACATGCTCAACACCGGGAGGCCCCCTCTCGTCATCATGGTTACACGCCAGCTActttgtagctgatgtcatcaatattcctcggggctgtgatgctaactgtaggcactgctctgtctgaagctttgctGTTCAAATTAGAgtctatttatatttttatcttgAATTTTCAgactcttaaaacttttttgcccatgtttgctaatgtgtgcattgtgccaccatggtaactgctaaacattctaccataaatttactttacaaaaaaatcctccttctaaggtagtcctgaccaagactaactGATACCAGGGTCACATGGGCTCCTCTCCTACTCCTCtcgtttctctccctctctcacctttctctcacccactccccttctcctttctcaatcctcctcctcgctcaccccttttctcctctcacctctcctccctctctcctcaggtACCAGGGTCACGGGGctgcttctctctttcctctgcccctctctcctctctcccttctctccaggtcccaggatcatgtaagcTCCCCTcacctcatcctcttctcctcacctctctctatTCTCCTCTTTCAGGTACCAGGGTCGCAtaggctcctctcctcctccctctcacctctgctccctctctcctcaggcTCGTCTCCTCCTACCTTTCAccactttcttctctcttccctctctcctctggttcctctcctcctccctctcatctctttcacctctcctccctctctcctcaggctcctcttgtcctccctctcgcctctttcacctctcctccctctctcttcaggCTGCTcatgctcctcttctcctccctctcacctctttcttgtctccttcctctctcctcgggctcctcttctcctccctctcacctctttcttgtctcctccctctctcctcaggctcctctcctcctctgtcacctGTCACttttcctctgtcctccctaACATCTCTCTTTTGTTTCCTCTTTCAGATACCAGGGTCACGctggctcctcttcctctcttatcctttcctcccctctctccctcctctcttcctctcctcgtgTACCAAGGTCACAATggcttctttcctcctctttcactcctctctcacccctctcttctccttacTCATCCTTGCTCatttccacctctctcctcctgtcatatctccctgtctcctctttcaGGGACCAGGGTCACGTTGGCTcatccctcttccctctcctcctctctcacccctctctcctccctctcctttctcctcctctcttctccctctctcctccctctctcctcagataCCAGGGTCAGAtgggctcctccctctcctttctcctcctttctcacctctctgcccccctctctcttcaggTACCAGGGCCATGTAGGCTCTTCCCTGATCGTCGGGGGGTGGATGTAACCGGACCTCAGCTCTACAGCGTCTATCCTCCTATGTTTCCTTTGTTGCTGTAGACTCTGGGGCTGCGACGGccgtgtctgtgtttgaggacAGGTTCAAACCAAACATGGAGGTAATGTcagatctggtttggtcctcgATTTGTCCTGGGTATGTGTAGCACTATATATAGTTCAACATATTTATCACTCACTCTGAAATCGATCGGGAAAAGGCGGGACGTTATCATGAATACTTGAATCTGACTGgttgaagcatcacaacagcagaacaagccaaGAAATCAAACTTTGGATAAATCcacttgagagaaaagcacatctTTCCTTCCATGCACAAAGCACTTACCTTCCGCAccttttttcacaaactaaatagcctggattacagtggtccctggtttatcgcgggggatacgctgcaataggtgaaatccgcgaagtagtcagcttttttttttttttttttacaattattatactcgttttaaggctgtaaaacccctcaccacacacttatacacttttctcagacaggcataaacattttctcacatttctctcttgtttaattgattaatagtgactttcgggtatttcacagttcctctgaccgttcctcttcgtcctccactgtagtgtcgatccagcatttatgtaaatttggctgaacacattttgtactgtacaagagacacggcatggaggagactggtggacaatggtctacagtccctaagctaatcaggacgcagaacacaatgcacgttcagaccctgtaaaaaaaagcatgcaaaattccccccaaaaatctatgagaccgcaaaaggtgaaccgtgatatagcggggaaccacccatagcgtttggctccaaatgaagctcatcgcggTTAGCAGTTATCGCACAGAACATAGTGCTGACTTCCATAGTTGGAATTCCGTCTGCGAGTATCGTAGTAAACAAAGGGTCAATCTGAAGCGAGGCTGTGCAAAGTAACgtcccttcccgcctgcaccgctagtttagcaggTGGGTgagagcttagcaacgctgacagtcaagcctgttgctattgttagtgggagcgacctctgggaaagaagacgcctgattggCCTGTCATAGATGCGTATATCTTGATtcagggacaaaatagtgaaatataaaccacaggatcatgtagagcgggataATACGAAGattgaagaccaaaatgacaagtctgacagaagcagttacagagagaggggcaagagttcgatggagctggaataacgcccatgatcacttcctgtttgggacgtggcagctagtgggttagctatccatctatatatacagtctatgatttggaCGCTTTACCTTTTCCTTCTCAATGAATCACAATGCTGTTCTGTCACTGGTCCACCAACCAGCAGGAAGGCCCTGTCACACCAGCAGGAGCCAAgttctcatgagtttgtgaactcccAAATATTACGAAAATCCATCTTACTTACTTGCAGGATTTGGTTTTGTCCTATATTTTGCTCAAGTACATTTAAGACAACCGGGTACAGGACTAGATGCACCTTTAAGATCCTCTTTTATAAGATTAATGACTTTGTACAAATTTAAACTGAAGTGCCCCTGTGCTCAGCTGAAAAAGGCGGAGCATTTAGTACGAGATGCCATCGCAGCCGGTATCTTCTGTGACCTCAGATCTGGAAGTAACGTGGATCTGTGCGTCATCATGGAGAAAGGAGTGGAAATGAAGAGAGGTTACGAGATAGCGGCTAAAAGAGGGCAAAGGTGAGGAAGGAGATCTGacacaaagggagggcatctgacacacagggagggtatttaacacagagagagagaggagtggagatgAAGAGGGGTATGAGAGAGCTGCTACAAAaggggagaggtgagagagggcaATCTGATACACACGAAAGGCACCtgacacagatctgactttgcCTTTGtgttcacagagagggagattaTCGGTATAAACGCGGAACCTCGGCAGTTCTCACCAAAACCATCACTCCTCTGAGTCTAGAACTGGTCGAAGAGTCAATCCAGAccatggaccaggactaaaccaggactaaaccaggactaaaccaagactaaaccaagactaaaccagaactaaatcagga is a window encoding:
- the LOC117378378 gene encoding LOW QUALITY PROTEIN: proteasome subunit beta type-7-like (The sequence of the model RefSeq protein was modified relative to this genomic sequence to represent the inferred CDS: inserted 2 bases in 2 codons) yields the protein MSPDQSEQLTACATASSRPNRHCSGETAPPTAISTTADSSGEDTALGVCSFCKSGALSFHQHCICCQECEEPLVVSVLSPGPNSALCEEPLVVSVLSPGPNSALCEEPLVVSTWFAADAQITTQIMASNVELHMLNTGRPPLVIMVTRQLPPSLFRYQGHVGSSLIVGGXDVTGPQLYSVYPXYVSFVAVDSGAATAVSVFEDRFKPNMELKKAEHLVRDAIAAGIFCDLRSGSNVDLCVIMEKGVEMKRGYEIAAKRGQREGDYRYKRGTSAVLTKTITPLSLELVEESIQTMDQD